Proteins from one Faecalibacterium sp. I3-3-33 genomic window:
- the rpmE gene encoding 50S ribosomal protein L31 — protein MKQGIHPNYVDCTITCACGNVIKTRSTKPEIHVEVCSKCHPFYTGKQKLVDTGGRVERFNKRFGRK, from the coding sequence ATGAAACAGGGTATCCATCCGAACTACGTTGACTGCACCATTACCTGCGCTTGCGGTAATGTCATCAAGACTCGTTCCACCAAGCCCGAGATCCACGTCGAAGTTTGCTCCAAGTGCCATCCTTTCTACACTGGCAAGCAGAAGCTGGTTGACACCGGCGGACGTGTTGAGCGCTTCAACAAGCGTTTCGGCCGTAAGTAA
- a CDS encoding amino acid decarboxylase, with the protein MSMTTPIVDFVRSYAQSGTARLHMPGHKGQGLLGFEPLDITEICGADELYAPEGIIAESEANATRLFGTAHSYYSTEGSSQCIRAMLFLALQGAPQNGKRPVLLAARNAHKALLYAAALLDFDIRWLWPSAQAEGALCSCPVTAEALTGALHALAQQGISPFGVYVTSPDYLGGVQDIPALAAVCRAQGVPLLVDNAHGAYLRFLPQNCHPIAQGAAMCCDSAHKTLPVVTGGAYLHLAHDAPVQDEAAVRGALALFGSTSPSYLILQSLDACNAMLAGDYPRRLAQCCAALEGLRRSLNKAAAARQCPVPLAVAGAQQEPMKLTLDAAALGCTGTALAEALRCAQMECEYADPRYVVLMFTPENPPQDYTRLQTALEQLLAAVPAGLLRPENRAGEFAALQQQAVQRCTIRQAVLGAQVRVPVHKALGSVCAMPTVSCPPAIPVAVSGEEITPAAIALMQRYGIEELSVLR; encoded by the coding sequence ATGAGCATGACCACCCCCATCGTGGATTTTGTGCGCAGCTATGCACAGTCCGGCACTGCCCGGCTGCACATGCCCGGCCACAAGGGGCAGGGCCTTTTAGGCTTTGAGCCGCTGGATATCACCGAGATCTGCGGCGCAGACGAGCTTTACGCGCCGGAGGGCATCATTGCCGAGAGCGAGGCTAACGCCACCCGGCTGTTCGGCACGGCGCACAGCTATTACAGCACCGAGGGCTCGTCCCAGTGCATCCGTGCCATGCTGTTTCTGGCGCTGCAAGGCGCACCGCAAAACGGTAAGCGCCCGGTGCTGCTGGCCGCCCGCAACGCCCACAAGGCGCTGCTGTATGCGGCGGCGCTGCTGGATTTTGATATCCGCTGGCTCTGGCCGTCTGCGCAGGCAGAGGGTGCACTGTGCAGCTGCCCCGTCACAGCCGAAGCGCTGACCGGGGCTCTGCACGCGCTGGCGCAGCAGGGGATAAGCCCCTTTGGCGTGTACGTCACCAGCCCGGATTATCTGGGCGGGGTGCAGGACATCCCGGCGCTGGCGGCAGTCTGCCGGGCGCAGGGCGTGCCTTTGCTGGTAGATAACGCCCACGGCGCCTATCTGCGCTTTCTGCCGCAGAACTGCCACCCCATCGCGCAGGGCGCGGCCATGTGCTGCGACTCTGCCCACAAGACCCTGCCGGTGGTCACCGGCGGTGCGTATCTGCATCTGGCGCACGATGCCCCTGTGCAGGACGAAGCAGCCGTGCGGGGCGCGCTGGCGCTGTTCGGCTCTACCAGCCCCTCTTACCTGATTTTGCAATCGCTGGATGCCTGCAACGCAATGCTGGCAGGGGACTACCCCCGGCGGCTGGCGCAATGCTGCGCAGCGCTGGAAGGTCTGCGCCGCAGCCTGAACAAGGCTGCAGCGGCGCGGCAGTGCCCGGTGCCGCTGGCAGTTGCCGGGGCGCAGCAGGAGCCGATGAAGCTCACGCTGGACGCTGCCGCCCTTGGCTGCACCGGCACGGCGCTGGCAGAAGCCCTGCGCTGCGCACAGATGGAGTGTGAATACGCCGACCCCCGCTATGTGGTGCTGATGTTCACCCCGGAAAACCCGCCGCAGGACTACACGCGCCTGCAAACCGCGCTGGAGCAGCTTCTGGCTGCTGTGCCTGCCGGGCTGCTCCGCCCCGAGAACCGGGCAGGGGAGTTTGCTGCCTTGCAGCAGCAGGCGGTGCAGCGCTGCACTATCCGGCAGGCGGTGCTGGGCGCACAGGTGCGCGTCCCGGTGCACAAGGCGCTGGGGAGTGTGTGCGCCATGCCTACGGTGTCCTGCCCGCCCGCCATCCCTGTGGCGGTCAGCGGCGAGGAGATCACCCCGGCGGCCATCGCCCTGATGCAGCGCTACGGCATCGAGGAACTCTCGGTGCTGCGATAA
- a CDS encoding NAD(P)-dependent oxidoreductase has translation MFEKLVAIEPVSLISSAEEELHRYAKEVVLYRDVPGSDDEMVRRIGDADAVLLSYTSRMGKEVIAQCPNIRYIGMCCSLYSEESANVDIAYARTRGIQVLGIRDYGDRGVVEYVLHELTGLLHGFGMPMLRDEPVEITGLKVGIVGLGVSGRMIADALQFMGAEISYFARSAKPDAEAAGMTFKPLPQLLADSEVVFTCLNKNVLLLGENEFAQLGAGKVLFNTSIGPGFDSAALEKWLDEPGTHFFCDTRAAAGPVAEDFFARENVRCANVSAGRTKQAFVLLSKKVLDNIRTALGE, from the coding sequence ATGTTTGAAAAGCTTGTTGCCATTGAGCCTGTCAGCCTGATCTCCTCTGCCGAGGAGGAACTGCACCGCTACGCCAAAGAGGTGGTGCTGTACCGGGACGTGCCCGGCAGCGACGATGAGATGGTGCGCCGCATCGGGGACGCCGACGCCGTGCTGCTGAGCTACACCTCCCGCATGGGCAAGGAAGTCATTGCGCAGTGCCCCAACATCCGCTATATCGGCATGTGCTGCAGCCTGTACTCTGAGGAGAGCGCCAACGTGGATATCGCCTACGCACGCACCCGGGGCATCCAGGTGCTGGGCATCCGGGATTACGGCGACCGCGGCGTTGTGGAGTACGTTCTGCACGAGTTGACCGGTCTGCTGCACGGCTTTGGAATGCCCATGCTGCGGGACGAGCCGGTGGAGATCACCGGGCTAAAGGTGGGCATTGTGGGTCTGGGCGTTTCTGGCCGGATGATCGCCGATGCGCTGCAATTTATGGGCGCAGAGATCAGCTACTTTGCCCGCAGCGCAAAGCCGGACGCCGAGGCTGCCGGTATGACCTTCAAGCCCCTGCCCCAGCTGCTGGCAGACAGCGAAGTGGTGTTCACCTGCCTGAACAAGAACGTGCTGCTGCTGGGCGAAAATGAGTTTGCCCAGCTGGGCGCAGGCAAGGTGCTGTTCAACACCTCCATCGGCCCCGGCTTTGATTCCGCTGCGCTGGAAAAGTGGCTGGACGAGCCCGGCACCCATTTCTTCTGCGACACCCGCGCCGCCGCAGGCCCTGTGGCCGAGGACTTCTTTGCCCGGGAAAATGTGCGCTGCGCCAATGTGTCCGCAGGCCGCACCAAGCAGGCCTTCGTTCTGCTGAGCAAAAAGGTGCTGGACAACATCCGCACCGCATTGGGTGAATAA
- a CDS encoding DUF2508 domain-containing protein, whose protein sequence is MPERTTQNAQTLLSPRVPRDTEHERYHPELEEELKECLFCLKRNEMMFDMEVDTDLIEQRIYERQALLCRYRYLLARARELGLHTVLTRYQPMGR, encoded by the coding sequence ATGCCGGAACGAACCACACAAAACGCCCAGACCCTGCTTTCACCCCGCGTCCCGCGGGACACCGAGCACGAGCGCTATCACCCGGAGCTGGAGGAGGAACTGAAGGAATGCCTGTTCTGTTTGAAGCGCAACGAGATGATGTTTGACATGGAGGTGGATACCGACCTGATCGAGCAGCGCATCTACGAGCGGCAGGCGCTTTTGTGCCGCTACCGGTACTTACTGGCGCGCGCCCGTGAGCTGGGGCTGCATACGGTGCTTACCCGCTACCAGCCCATGGGCAGGTAA
- a CDS encoding IMP dehydrogenase, whose amino-acid sequence MAYFYEEPSRTFGEYLLVPGYSSAENVPTAVSLKTPLVKYRKGQEECPLQMNIPMISAIMQSVSGDKLAIALARQGGVSFIYGSQSIENEAAMVRRVKSFKAGYVVSDSNLAPTATLHDVLELKARTGHSTIAITADGTPNGKLLGIVASRDYRVNHTPDDACVTTFMTPVEKLVTAPANTSLHDCNNIIWDNKINTLPLVDAEGNLVYMVFRKDYDSHKANANELLDKNKSYVVGAGINTRDYAQRVPALVEAGVDVLCIDSSEGYSEWQSRTIGWIREHYGDTVKVGAGNVVDAEGFRFLAEAGADFVKIGIGGGSICITRETKGIGRGQATAVIEVAKARDEYYKETGIYVPICSDGGIVHDYHITLALAMGADFVMLGRYFARFDESPTNKVRINGQYMKEYWGEGSNRARNWQRYDLGGSTKLSFEEGVDSYVPYAGPLADGVQTTLYKVKSTMCNCGALSIPELQQKAKLTVVSSTSIVEGGSHDVVLKNATPSIMNG is encoded by the coding sequence ATGGCTTATTTCTACGAAGAACCCTCCCGCACCTTTGGCGAGTACCTGCTGGTCCCCGGCTATTCCTCTGCGGAGAATGTGCCCACGGCGGTCAGCCTGAAGACCCCGCTGGTCAAGTACCGCAAGGGACAGGAGGAGTGCCCGCTGCAGATGAATATCCCCATGATCAGCGCCATCATGCAGTCGGTCTCCGGCGATAAGCTGGCCATTGCACTGGCTCGTCAGGGCGGCGTTTCCTTTATCTATGGCTCTCAGAGCATCGAGAACGAGGCCGCCATGGTGCGCCGCGTCAAGAGCTTCAAGGCCGGCTATGTGGTGTCCGATTCCAATCTGGCTCCCACTGCCACCCTGCATGACGTGCTGGAGCTGAAGGCACGTACCGGCCACTCCACCATCGCCATCACTGCCGACGGCACCCCCAATGGCAAGCTGCTGGGCATCGTGGCCTCCCGCGATTACCGCGTCAACCACACCCCGGACGATGCCTGCGTCACCACCTTTATGACTCCCGTTGAAAAGCTGGTCACCGCTCCGGCCAACACCTCCCTGCACGACTGCAACAACATCATCTGGGACAACAAGATCAACACCCTGCCGCTGGTGGATGCCGAGGGCAATCTGGTGTATATGGTGTTCCGCAAGGACTACGATTCCCACAAGGCAAACGCCAACGAGCTGCTGGATAAGAACAAGAGCTATGTTGTGGGTGCCGGTATCAATACCCGCGACTACGCCCAGCGCGTGCCCGCACTGGTAGAGGCCGGTGTGGATGTGCTGTGCATCGACTCCTCCGAGGGCTACTCCGAGTGGCAGAGCCGCACCATCGGCTGGATCCGCGAGCACTACGGCGACACCGTCAAGGTGGGTGCCGGTAACGTGGTGGACGCCGAAGGCTTCCGCTTCCTCGCTGAGGCTGGCGCAGACTTCGTGAAGATCGGCATCGGCGGCGGCTCCATCTGCATCACCCGCGAGACCAAGGGCATCGGCCGTGGTCAGGCTACTGCTGTCATCGAGGTCGCCAAGGCTCGTGACGAGTACTACAAGGAGACTGGCATCTATGTGCCCATCTGCTCCGACGGCGGTATCGTTCACGACTACCACATCACCCTCGCTCTGGCTATGGGTGCAGACTTTGTGATGCTGGGCCGCTACTTTGCCCGCTTTGACGAGAGCCCCACGAACAAGGTGCGCATCAACGGCCAGTATATGAAGGAGTACTGGGGCGAAGGCTCCAACCGTGCCCGCAACTGGCAGCGCTACGATCTGGGCGGCTCCACCAAGCTGAGCTTTGAGGAGGGCGTGGACAGCTATGTGCCTTATGCCGGTCCTCTGGCGGACGGCGTGCAGACCACCCTGTACAAGGTGAAGAGCACCATGTGCAACTGCGGCGCTCTGTCCATCCCCGAGCTGCAGCAGAAGGCCAAGCTGACCGTTGTTTCCTCCACCTCCATCGTGGAGGGCGGCAGCCATGACGTTGTGCTGAAGAACGCCACCCCCAGCATCATGAACGGCTAA
- a CDS encoding aspartate dehydrogenase domain-containing protein, producing the protein MKTKLGIVGCGFLGNIVADAWKKGLLPDYELVGVTSRTRASAEKTAANVSCAVCEDVDALLALEPEYIVEAASVESVRAMAIPVLKRGVNLVILSIGAFADLDFYAQVKAAAVEGGAKVHLASGAIGGFDVLQTVTLMAQAQGLPETAGIETHTGAKGFRNTPVWAEHLLTDTEKTTVFTGNAKQAIATFPRRVNVAVATSLATTGPEITGVTMHSVPGWVGDDHCITAEIEGVKAVVDICSSTSAIAGWSAVSLLRNLASPVCFY; encoded by the coding sequence ATGAAAACAAAATTGGGTATTGTGGGCTGCGGTTTTCTAGGCAACATCGTGGCTGACGCGTGGAAGAAGGGTCTTCTGCCGGACTACGAGCTGGTGGGCGTGACCAGCCGCACCCGCGCTTCGGCTGAAAAGACCGCCGCCAATGTCAGCTGCGCCGTCTGTGAGGACGTGGACGCACTGCTGGCACTTGAGCCGGAGTACATCGTGGAGGCCGCCTCGGTGGAGTCGGTGCGCGCTATGGCCATTCCGGTGCTGAAGCGGGGCGTCAATCTGGTCATTCTGTCCATCGGTGCCTTTGCAGATCTGGATTTCTACGCACAGGTCAAGGCAGCCGCCGTGGAGGGCGGTGCCAAGGTGCATCTGGCCAGCGGTGCCATCGGCGGCTTTGACGTGCTGCAAACGGTCACCCTGATGGCACAGGCGCAGGGCCTGCCGGAGACTGCCGGCATCGAGACCCATACCGGTGCAAAGGGCTTCCGCAACACGCCTGTGTGGGCAGAGCATCTGCTGACCGACACCGAAAAGACCACCGTGTTCACCGGCAATGCAAAGCAGGCCATTGCTACCTTCCCCCGCCGGGTGAACGTGGCGGTAGCTACCTCTCTGGCCACCACCGGCCCCGAGATCACCGGTGTGACCATGCACTCTGTGCCCGGCTGGGTGGGCGACGACCACTGCATCACTGCCGAGATCGAGGGCGTGAAGGCCGTGGTGGATATCTGCTCCTCCACCAGCGCCATCGCGGGCTGGAGCGCCGTCTCCCTGCTGCGCAATCTGGCCTCGCCCGTCTGCTTCTACTAA
- the thiD gene encoding bifunctional hydroxymethylpyrimidine kinase/phosphomethylpyrimidine kinase, with the protein MKTALTIAGSDSSGGAGIQADIKTMTANGVFAMSAITALTAQNTTGVTAIFDTTPQFLAQQLDAVFTDIYPDAVKIGMVSSAPLIDTIAERLHFYGAKHIVVDPVMVATSGAKLLQDDAVQALTEKLLPLAEMLTPNIPEAEILSGMRIANAADMEAAARTISERYGCAVLCKGGHQINDADDLLWQGGTGKWFKGKRIANPNTHGTGCTLSSAIASNLAKGYDLDTAVERAKAYISGCLSAMLDLGHGSGPMDHTFNLKGDFVRD; encoded by the coding sequence ATGAAAACTGCATTGACCATTGCCGGCAGTGATTCCAGCGGCGGCGCCGGAATTCAGGCCGATATCAAGACCATGACCGCCAACGGCGTGTTTGCCATGAGCGCTATTACTGCCCTGACGGCACAGAACACCACTGGTGTGACCGCCATTTTTGACACCACGCCACAGTTTCTGGCGCAGCAGCTCGATGCCGTGTTCACCGACATCTACCCGGACGCGGTGAAGATCGGCATGGTATCCTCTGCCCCGCTCATCGACACCATTGCCGAGCGGCTGCACTTCTACGGCGCAAAGCATATCGTAGTGGACCCTGTGATGGTGGCTACCTCCGGCGCAAAGCTGCTGCAGGACGATGCCGTGCAGGCGCTGACCGAAAAGCTGCTGCCGCTGGCCGAGATGCTCACCCCCAACATCCCGGAGGCTGAGATCTTGTCCGGCATGCGCATTGCAAACGCCGCCGACATGGAAGCTGCTGCCCGCACCATCAGCGAGCGTTACGGCTGCGCCGTGCTGTGCAAGGGCGGCCACCAGATCAACGATGCTGACGACCTGCTGTGGCAGGGCGGCACCGGCAAGTGGTTCAAGGGCAAGCGCATTGCAAACCCCAACACCCACGGCACCGGCTGCACCCTGTCCAGCGCCATCGCCTCCAATCTGGCCAAGGGGTATGACCTTGACACTGCTGTGGAGCGCGCCAAGGCCTACATTTCCGGCTGTCTGTCTGCCATGCTGGATCTGGGGCACGGCTCCGGGCCCATGGATCACACCTTCAACCTGAAGGGAGATTTTGTCCGTGACTGA
- a CDS encoding TENA/THI-4 family protein, whose translation MTDLPFVSALVQADLPVWEQCLQTEFLQKMENGTLSEDCFKSYLVEDSLYLREYAKIFAWGMTKATTMAAMRTYYSLLSFVQENEDLTRLRYLEQYGLREADIQSLPLRPENRAYLDCMIDAARTGEGEAECLMACLPCMLSYGWLFQKLLQRSPAVKDTYYGALVLDYAGPGYDAACRAWAERAEVACTGLSPERAARCRAIFRACSEHELHFWEMCATPRTDI comes from the coding sequence GTGACTGACCTGCCCTTCGTTTCGGCGCTGGTACAGGCCGACCTGCCCGTGTGGGAGCAGTGCTTACAGACTGAGTTTCTGCAAAAGATGGAAAACGGTACCCTGAGCGAGGACTGCTTTAAAAGCTACCTTGTGGAGGACAGCCTGTATCTGCGGGAATACGCCAAAATTTTTGCGTGGGGCATGACCAAGGCCACCACCATGGCGGCCATGCGTACCTACTATTCCCTGCTGTCCTTCGTGCAGGAGAACGAGGACCTGACCCGGCTGCGGTATCTGGAACAGTACGGTCTGCGGGAAGCCGATATCCAGTCCCTGCCCCTGCGCCCGGAGAACCGCGCCTATCTGGACTGCATGATCGACGCTGCCCGCACCGGCGAGGGCGAGGCCGAGTGCCTGATGGCCTGCCTGCCCTGTATGCTGAGTTACGGGTGGCTATTTCAGAAGCTTTTGCAGCGCTCCCCCGCCGTAAAGGACACCTACTACGGCGCGCTGGTGCTGGACTACGCCGGTCCCGGCTACGATGCCGCCTGCCGTGCATGGGCAGAGCGTGCCGAGGTGGCCTGCACCGGCCTTTCGCCGGAGCGTGCCGCCCGCTGCCGCGCGATCTTCCGCGCCTGCTCGGAGCACGAGCTGCACTTCTGGGAGATGTGCGCCACACCCCGGACGGATATTTAA
- a CDS encoding helix-turn-helix domain-containing protein, with protein MYQRIRDLREDRDLLQKDVAAYLKCTQVCYSNYETGKRDIPTEVLIQLAHFYRTSTDYILGLTDNSAPPIPRKA; from the coding sequence ATGTATCAACGTATCCGGGATCTGCGGGAGGATCGTGATCTGCTGCAAAAGGATGTTGCGGCGTATCTGAAGTGTACACAGGTCTGCTACTCCAATTACGAAACCGGCAAGCGGGATATCCCCACCGAGGTGCTGATCCAGCTTGCCCATTTCTACCGCACCAGTACCGATTATATCCTTGGCTTGACGGACAACAGCGCCCCACCCATTCCCCGCAAGGCATAA
- the scfA gene encoding six-cysteine ranthipeptide SCIFF, with protein sequence MERIKTIATRDLTKSVKTGGCGECQTSCQSACKTSCGVANQQCENSNK encoded by the coding sequence ATGGAGCGTATTAAGACTATTGCTACTCGTGACCTGACCAAGAGCGTTAAGACCGGCGGCTGCGGCGAGTGCCAGACTTCCTGCCAGTCCGCTTGCAAGACCTCCTGCGGCGTGGCTAACCAGCAGTGCGAGAACAGCAACAAGTAA
- a CDS encoding nicotinate phosphoribosyltransferase, whose product MNEIKVEPYIPDEDYDNPAMVVDFYEFTMANCLFLHGFKNTTLVFDMFFRKNPDNQGYSISAGQRKLTRFLLDYHFNEQDIHWLRTKGMSEEFCEYLRTYKWKGDMYALPEGTVCYPHVQMVRIECDLVGAILIETYLLQTMNFHSLIATKATRVTGLNTHTPRNVMEFGTRRAQGESAGNDGAYAAVLGGCIGTANCLAEMKFGADVKAVGTVAHSFIEFFPTEFDAFKAFADTYPDSVSLLLDTYNIMESGLPNLIKLDDYLIEKYPNDPNRRVKSARIDSGDLARGSKRLRKALDAAGKPYIKLVASNGLDEKKIANMELYEHAHFDSYGVGENLITSASDPVFGGVYKLVAVKKPDGSYTPKMKCSDSASKAIIPGKKMPWRLYDENGQAQCDLIAMDGEVIEAGKPVTMVNLDSDAIERTITFTPTAVRPLLVPHILGGELAIDLPSIAEKKAYIAKQLTEETWESELRLECPHKHYVNMTPAVAECRSRMYAELHGGKV is encoded by the coding sequence ATGAACGAGATCAAGGTTGAGCCTTATATCCCCGATGAGGACTACGATAACCCCGCGATGGTGGTGGATTTTTACGAATTCACCATGGCAAACTGCCTGTTCCTGCATGGCTTTAAGAATACCACGCTGGTGTTTGATATGTTCTTCCGCAAAAACCCGGATAATCAGGGCTATTCCATCAGCGCAGGCCAGCGCAAGCTGACCCGCTTTTTGCTGGACTATCACTTCAATGAGCAGGATATCCACTGGCTGCGCACCAAGGGCATGAGCGAGGAGTTCTGCGAGTATCTGCGCACCTACAAGTGGAAGGGTGATATGTACGCCCTGCCCGAGGGCACGGTCTGCTACCCCCATGTGCAGATGGTGCGCATCGAGTGCGATCTGGTGGGCGCGATCCTCATCGAGACCTACCTGCTGCAGACCATGAACTTCCATAGCCTGATCGCCACCAAGGCCACCCGCGTCACCGGCCTGAACACTCACACCCCCCGCAACGTTATGGAGTTCGGCACCCGCCGTGCACAGGGCGAGAGCGCCGGTAACGATGGCGCTTACGCCGCAGTGCTGGGCGGCTGCATCGGCACGGCCAACTGTCTGGCCGAGATGAAGTTCGGCGCAGATGTCAAGGCTGTGGGCACCGTGGCACACAGCTTTATCGAGTTTTTCCCCACCGAGTTCGATGCCTTCAAGGCCTTTGCCGATACCTACCCGGATTCGGTCAGCCTGCTGCTGGATACCTATAATATTATGGAAAGCGGCCTGCCCAATCTGATCAAGCTGGACGATTATCTCATTGAGAAATACCCCAACGACCCCAACCGCCGCGTCAAGAGCGCCCGCATCGACTCCGGCGACCTTGCCCGCGGCTCCAAGCGGCTGCGCAAGGCTCTGGATGCCGCCGGTAAGCCGTATATCAAACTGGTAGCCTCCAACGGTCTGGATGAAAAGAAGATCGCCAACATGGAGTTGTACGAGCACGCACACTTCGACTCCTACGGCGTGGGCGAGAACCTCATCACCTCCGCCTCCGACCCCGTGTTCGGCGGTGTGTACAAGCTGGTGGCCGTGAAGAAGCCGGACGGCAGCTACACCCCCAAGATGAAGTGCTCGGACTCCGCCAGCAAGGCTATCATCCCGGGCAAGAAGATGCCGTGGCGTCTGTACGACGAAAACGGTCAGGCACAGTGCGACCTCATTGCCATGGACGGCGAGGTTATCGAGGCCGGTAAGCCGGTCACGATGGTCAATCTGGACTCGGATGCCATCGAGCGCACCATCACCTTTACCCCCACCGCTGTGCGCCCGCTGCTGGTGCCGCATATTCTGGGCGGCGAGCTGGCTATCGACCTGCCCTCCATTGCAGAGAAGAAGGCCTATATTGCAAAGCAGCTCACCGAGGAGACCTGGGAGAGCGAGCTGCGTCTGGAGTGCCCTCACAAGCACTACGTCAACATGACCCCCGCAGTGGCCGAGTGCCGCTCCCGGATGTACGCCGAGCTGCACGGCGGCAAGGTGTAA
- the scfB gene encoding thioether cross-link-forming SCIFF peptide maturase, which produces MVHQYQLNGYNIVLDTCSGSVHVVDEVAYDVIAMYPEHTADEIVAAMLAKYGSRPDVTEEDLRQCIDDVTSLKENGKLWSPDVYKDMAFDFKNRNTVVKALCLHVAHSCNLSCSYCFASQGRYHGDRALMSFEVGKRAMDFLIENSGTRRNLEVDFFGGEPLMNFDMVKKLVAYCREQEKIHNKNFRFTMTTNGVLIDDDVIDFCNKECHNVVLSLDGRKEVNDRFRVDCAGNGSYDRIVPKFQEFVKKRGDKNYYMRGTYTHFNTDFTNDIFHMADLGFTELSMEPVVCDPSDPSALTEADLPILKEQYEILAKEMIKRDREGRGFTFYHYMIDLTGGPCIYKRISGCGSGTEYMAVTPWGDLYPCHQFVGDPKYLLGDIWKGVTNTAVRDEFKHCNAYARKECQDCWAKLYCSGGCAANSYHATGSITGVYEYGCELFKKRMECAIMIKVAENQELAAKGIEVPIELGSTCNACADGEACE; this is translated from the coding sequence ATGGTACATCAGTATCAATTGAACGGTTATAACATTGTGCTGGACACCTGCAGCGGCTCGGTGCACGTTGTGGACGAGGTGGCCTACGATGTCATTGCCATGTACCCGGAGCATACCGCAGACGAGATCGTTGCCGCTATGCTGGCAAAGTACGGCAGCCGCCCGGATGTGACCGAGGAGGATCTGCGTCAGTGCATCGACGACGTGACCAGCCTGAAGGAAAACGGCAAGCTGTGGAGCCCGGATGTCTATAAGGACATGGCCTTTGACTTCAAGAACCGCAACACCGTGGTAAAGGCGCTGTGCCTGCACGTTGCCCACAGCTGCAACCTGAGCTGCTCTTACTGCTTTGCCTCGCAGGGCCGCTACCACGGCGACCGCGCCCTGATGAGCTTTGAGGTGGGCAAGCGCGCCATGGACTTCCTGATCGAGAACAGCGGCACCCGCCGCAATCTGGAAGTGGACTTCTTTGGCGGCGAGCCGCTGATGAACTTTGATATGGTCAAAAAGCTTGTGGCCTACTGCCGCGAGCAGGAAAAGATCCATAACAAGAACTTCCGCTTTACCATGACCACCAACGGTGTGCTGATCGATGATGATGTTATCGACTTCTGCAACAAGGAGTGCCACAATGTGGTGCTGAGTCTGGACGGCCGCAAGGAGGTCAACGACCGCTTCCGTGTGGACTGCGCAGGCAACGGCAGCTACGACCGTATCGTGCCCAAGTTCCAGGAGTTCGTAAAAAAGCGCGGCGACAAGAACTACTATATGCGCGGCACCTATACCCACTTTAACACTGACTTCACCAACGATATCTTCCACATGGCAGACCTTGGCTTTACCGAGCTGAGCATGGAGCCGGTGGTCTGCGACCCCAGCGACCCCAGCGCCCTGACCGAGGCCGATCTGCCCATCCTGAAGGAGCAGTACGAGATCCTTGCCAAGGAGATGATCAAGCGCGACCGCGAGGGCAGAGGCTTTACCTTCTACCACTACATGATCGACCTGACCGGCGGCCCCTGCATCTATAAGCGCATCTCCGGCTGCGGCTCCGGCACCGAGTACATGGCCGTTACCCCTTGGGGCGATCTGTACCCCTGCCACCAGTTCGTGGGCGACCCCAAGTACCTGCTGGGCGATATCTGGAAGGGTGTCACCAACACCGCCGTGCGGGATGAGTTCAAGCACTGCAACGCCTACGCCCGCAAGGAGTGTCAGGACTGCTGGGCAAAGCTGTACTGCTCCGGCGGCTGCGCTGCCAACTCCTACCATGCCACCGGCAGCATTACCGGCGTGTATGAGTACGGCTGTGAGCTGTTCAAAAAGCGCATGGAGTGCGCCATCATGATCAAGGTTGCTGAGAATCAGGAGCTGGCTGCCAAGGGCATCGAGGTGCCCATTGAGCTGGGTTCTACCTGCAACGCCTGCGCTGACGGCGAAGCCTGCGAATGA